From the genome of Bradyrhizobium sp. G127:
GCTGGTGCTGCCCCGGACCTGGAAATCCGCTATTGCGCCTACCCTCGCGGGAATTCCCCAGCGGACAGGTTTCGTCGGCGAGGTCCGGTTCGGGCTGATCAACGACTGGCGCTGGGGCGAGCGGAAGATGCCTCGCTTCATCGACAAGAATGCCGCCCTCGCCCTGCCGTCCGACGCGCCGCTGCCGAAGGAATGGCCGGTGCCGCAGCTCGTGGTGCCGTCGGCGGAAGTCGCCGCGTGGCGACAGAAGAATGGCCTCGGCGACAGCGCCGCGGTCGCGCTGGCGCCGGGATCGGTGGGAGCCTCGAAGCGCTGGACCTATTATGCGGAAGCGGCACGGATGTTCGCCGAACAGGGCCTCGATGTCTGGGTGGTCGGCGGACCAGGCGAAAAGGCCATCGCCGCCGAGATCGTCAATTTTGCGGGACCGCGCGTCCGCGACCTGACCGGAACCGACCTGCGCAACGGCATCATGGCGATGGCGGCGGCGAAAACGGTGATCTCCAACGACTCGGGCCTGATGCATATCGCGGCGGCCATCGGCACGCCCGCCATCGGAATTTTCGGCCCGACCAGTCCCTATCACTGGGCGCCGCTGAATGGGCTTGCCGCCACGATCAAGCGCGCTACCGATCTGCCTTGCCAGCCCTGTCATCGGCCTGTCTGCACCCAGAACGATCATCACTGCATGCGCGACATCCCGGCCTCGCAGGTCGTGGAAGCTGCGCAGGGCGTGATGACGGCAGCGGCGCCTCGTTAAACATCCGGCGAGGGCCGCACTTGCGCCTCCATGCTGCGGTGACTACCACTGAGAGCCAATCCGAACGACACGGTGACATTTGAACCAGGACCGGATCGCCGCGCACTTCCAAAGCTCGCTCGACGGGCTGACGAGAGCCGTTCAAAGCAATGAGCTGCTTGCGACGACGCACACCATCGCGGGTGCGGTCGCGGATGCGCTGAAGTCGGGAAACAAGCTGCTGCTGATCGGTAACGGCGGCAGCGCCGCCGACGCCCAGCATATCGCCGCCGAAATCGTCGGCCGCTACAAGCAGGAGCGGCTCGGCTGGGCTGCGATCGCGCTGACCACCGACACCTCCGCGTTGACCGCTATCGCCAATGATTACGGTTTCGAGCAAATCTTCGCACGACAGGTCCAGGGACTTGCACACCGCGGAGACGTACTGTTCGCCCTGACCACGTCCGGACGCTCGCCGAATATCCTTGCGGCGCTGAAAACCGCGCGAAATCTCGGCGTGACCACCGTCGGCTTCACCGGCACGAAAGGCGAAAGCCTGCGCGCATCCTGCGACCATCTGTTTGTGTCGCCTAGCGACGACACGCCGGTGATTCAGCAAATTCACATGATGGCGATGCATGCGATCTGCGACGCGGTTGAACACATGCTGATCGACGCGACGAAAGCAAAATGACGAGCGGCAACGAGACCGCGCGAAAGCCCGCGGCTTTCCTCGACCGCGACGGCGTCATCAATCTCGACGACGCCTATGTCGGCACCCGCGAGCGACTGCGCTGGATGCCGGGGATCGCTTCTGCGATCAGGGCGCTGAACGAGGCCGGCTATTACGTCTTCGTCTTCACCAACCAGTCCGGCGTCGCACGCGGCTTCTTCTCCGAGGACGATGTCCGCGCGTTACACAACTGGATGCGCGATGAACTGGCTCGCGAGGGTGCACGCATCGACGACTTCCGCTATTGCCCGCACCATCCGGATGGAGTCGTTCCGGCCTATACGCGGGAGTGCCACTGGCGCAAGCCGCAGCCGGGCATGATCCTCGATCTGATGAAGCACTGGCCGATCGACAGAGAGGGCAGCTTGGTGATCGGTGACAAGCAACGCGATCTCGATGCGGGCTCGGCCGCCGGCATCGCAGGTTATCTATTTTCGGGTACGGATATTTCCAGCTTCGTGGATACCATTTTGACGAAGCGATAACGCGGCATCAGCCCACGAGCGGCAGCTTCTGCGCCGCCTCGATCACCCGCTCGAATGACGGATAGAGTCCCTTCCCGCCAGCCACCGTGATCGATCCGTTGCCGGCCGGGCCGGTGAGACCGGGATCGGTGGCGAGAAACACCGCGATCAGCGGCACGCTGTAGGCCGCCGCCAGATGCAGCAAGCCGGTATCGACACCGACAACCAATGCAGCGTTGGCAATCACTTTCGCCGTGGCGTCGAGCGGCTGA
Proteins encoded in this window:
- the waaF gene encoding lipopolysaccharide heptosyltransferase II, with protein sequence MNINSLLDNIQVVPDPSETSPILVIPYMWIGDFVRGHTVVRVLNERWPNRPVDLLVTSLCAPLVDYMPGVRRGIVWDLPRGRLALAKQWALAQQLRAVGYGTALVLPRTWKSAIAPTLAGIPQRTGFVGEVRFGLINDWRWGERKMPRFIDKNAALALPSDAPLPKEWPVPQLVVPSAEVAAWRQKNGLGDSAAVALAPGSVGASKRWTYYAEAARMFAEQGLDVWVVGGPGEKAIAAEIVNFAGPRVRDLTGTDLRNGIMAMAAAKTVISNDSGLMHIAAAIGTPAIGIFGPTSPYHWAPLNGLAATIKRATDLPCQPCHRPVCTQNDHHCMRDIPASQVVEAAQGVMTAAAPR
- a CDS encoding D-sedoheptulose 7-phosphate isomerase, which translates into the protein MNQDRIAAHFQSSLDGLTRAVQSNELLATTHTIAGAVADALKSGNKLLLIGNGGSAADAQHIAAEIVGRYKQERLGWAAIALTTDTSALTAIANDYGFEQIFARQVQGLAHRGDVLFALTTSGRSPNILAALKTARNLGVTTVGFTGTKGESLRASCDHLFVSPSDDTPVIQQIHMMAMHAICDAVEHMLIDATKAK
- a CDS encoding HAD family hydrolase, whose protein sequence is MTSGNETARKPAAFLDRDGVINLDDAYVGTRERLRWMPGIASAIRALNEAGYYVFVFTNQSGVARGFFSEDDVRALHNWMRDELAREGARIDDFRYCPHHPDGVVPAYTRECHWRKPQPGMILDLMKHWPIDREGSLVIGDKQRDLDAGSAAGIAGYLFSGTDISSFVDTILTKR